In the genome of Massilia sp. PAMC28688, one region contains:
- a CDS encoding EAL domain-containing protein: MAQTPDTFAPLAAQASTPTDELIRCAVGLARTCLGMEVGFVTEFRNGVRIFRHVESVEGYVPVKAGDYDPLDQSYCQRIVDGSIPALVEDTHAYPELLAMPITAALGIRAHAGVPICFSDGAVFGTFCCYSRDPAVSLGAFDAATLRKFAALIGELLEARVKGERAHAQVVERLMMVIAGSRLKVVYQPVRDVASDTVVGYEALARFMTEPVRTPDVWFDEAHTVALGHRLEVLAIEKALQGLAQIPADAYLALNVSPQTILSGALEAVLQGAPLGRLMLEVTEHESIADYTIISASLGRMRTDGLRLAVDDAGSGYASFRHILKLKPDVIKLDQSLIRDIDHEPGARALAAAIITFAAATGSTVVAEGIETPDEMEALRELGVTRMQGYLLGRPAPLPGGEQATR, encoded by the coding sequence ATGGCTCAGACACCTGACACATTTGCGCCCCTGGCGGCGCAGGCATCGACTCCCACCGATGAGCTGATCCGCTGCGCCGTTGGTCTGGCGCGCACCTGCCTCGGCATGGAAGTGGGCTTCGTGACGGAGTTTCGCAACGGTGTGCGCATCTTCCGGCATGTTGAATCGGTCGAAGGGTATGTGCCGGTCAAGGCGGGCGACTATGATCCGCTGGACCAGAGCTATTGCCAGCGCATCGTCGACGGCAGCATACCGGCGCTGGTCGAAGATACCCACGCCTATCCCGAACTGCTGGCCATGCCCATCACCGCCGCCCTTGGCATTCGCGCCCACGCGGGCGTGCCGATCTGCTTTAGCGACGGCGCCGTGTTCGGCACCTTTTGCTGCTACAGCCGGGACCCGGCGGTGTCGCTGGGAGCGTTCGACGCGGCCACGCTGCGCAAGTTCGCCGCCCTCATTGGCGAGCTGCTCGAGGCGCGGGTCAAGGGTGAGCGGGCCCACGCCCAGGTGGTCGAGCGGCTCATGATGGTGATCGCGGGCAGCCGCCTGAAGGTGGTGTACCAGCCGGTGCGCGACGTGGCGTCCGACACCGTGGTCGGCTACGAGGCGCTGGCGCGTTTCATGACCGAACCGGTGCGCACGCCCGACGTCTGGTTCGACGAAGCCCATACCGTCGCGCTCGGGCATCGGCTGGAAGTACTGGCCATTGAAAAGGCGCTGCAGGGGCTGGCCCAGATCCCGGCCGACGCCTACCTGGCCCTGAATGTCTCGCCCCAGACCATCCTGTCCGGCGCGCTCGAGGCCGTGCTGCAGGGCGCGCCGCTGGGCCGCCTGATGCTGGAAGTGACGGAGCACGAGTCGATTGCCGACTACACCATCATTTCCGCCAGCCTGGGGCGCATGCGCACCGACGGGCTGCGCCTGGCGGTCGATGACGCAGGATCGGGCTACGCGAGCTTTCGCCACATCCTCAAGCTCAAGCCGGATGTGATCAAGCTCGATCAAAGCCTGATCCGCGATATCGACCACGAGCCCGGGGCGCGTGCGCTGGCAGCGGCCATCATCACCTTCGCTGCCGCCACCGGCAGTACCGTGGTGGCGGAAGGTATCGAAACGCCGGATGAAATGGAAGCGCTGCGCGAGCTCGGGGTCACGCGCATGCAGGGCTATCTGCTGGGGCGGCCCGCGCCGCTGCCGGGGGGCGAGCAGGCTACTCGCTGA
- the arfB gene encoding alternative ribosome rescue aminoacyl-tRNA hydrolase ArfB has translation MIQAATPQVNREEAELTAIRAQGPGGQNVNKVSCAVHLRFDIAASSLPLHIKERLLALRDQRITQEGVVVLKAQQSRSLEQNKEDAFRRLQELVDGVAVLPAVRRPTRPTRGSQTRRLDSKSRSGQTKALRGKVSE, from the coding sequence GTGATTCAGGCAGCCACGCCCCAGGTCAACCGCGAGGAAGCCGAACTGACCGCCATCCGGGCCCAGGGTCCCGGCGGCCAGAACGTCAACAAGGTGTCATGCGCGGTCCACCTGCGCTTTGACATTGCCGCCTCGTCGCTCCCGCTGCACATCAAGGAACGCCTGCTGGCGCTGCGCGACCAGCGCATCACCCAGGAAGGCGTGGTGGTGCTCAAGGCGCAGCAGTCGCGCAGCCTGGAACAGAACAAGGAAGATGCCTTCCGGCGCCTGCAGGAACTGGTCGATGGCGTGGCCGTGCTGCCGGCCGTGCGCCGCCCCACCCGTCCCACGCGCGGCTCGCAGACGCGCCGGCTCGACAGCAAGAGCCGCAGCGGGCAGACCAAGGCGCTGCGCGGCAAGGTCAGCGAGTAG
- a CDS encoding HDOD domain-containing protein, whose protein sequence is MFKWMQQLFSPPASQPAPSAQPGSATAEAPPPAPPPRPAAGTAPSGFGPSFDQRDDLNTVYHNWLFGTESDSALDLTAAETQVLDAVSAIVKSQQSGAALVRRMPGLIPQLLQSLRTDNFSGAQLSRTISSDLVLVAAVIRLANSSSLSYGTTITSVEHAVMLIGTEGLRHLITSVAFRPIIDMHSGHYTRALAPRIWDQCERCAVANRMLAEEMGIDPFEAFLAGLVQYVGLIVTLRIMDQADKDGTQLGSAMFCASLLRDARTLSCSIGREWHFPDTVVQAIAEQAGARKGVQVSPMGQLLAQSDYLAKVRILAEHGQADSTDPALFRGLSASAQACYHKLHAIPDELPDVAAAPLAQQ, encoded by the coding sequence ATGTTCAAGTGGATGCAGCAGCTCTTTTCACCCCCCGCCTCGCAGCCGGCGCCCTCCGCGCAGCCCGGTTCCGCCACGGCTGAAGCGCCTCCTCCCGCGCCGCCCCCGCGTCCGGCGGCAGGCACGGCGCCATCCGGTTTTGGTCCCTCTTTCGACCAGCGCGATGACCTCAACACCGTGTATCACAACTGGCTGTTCGGCACCGAGAGCGATTCCGCGCTCGACCTGACGGCGGCAGAAACCCAGGTGCTGGACGCGGTATCGGCCATCGTCAAGTCGCAGCAGTCCGGCGCCGCCCTGGTGCGCCGCATGCCGGGACTGATCCCGCAGCTGCTGCAAAGCCTGCGCACCGATAATTTTTCAGGCGCCCAGCTGTCACGCACCATTTCCAGCGACCTGGTGCTGGTGGCGGCCGTGATCCGGCTGGCCAACAGTTCCTCGCTCAGCTACGGCACCACCATCACCAGCGTGGAGCATGCCGTCATGCTGATCGGGACCGAGGGCCTGCGCCACCTGATCACCAGCGTGGCCTTCCGTCCCATCATCGACATGCATTCCGGTCACTACACGCGTGCCCTGGCCCCGCGCATCTGGGACCAGTGCGAGCGCTGCGCCGTGGCCAACCGCATGCTGGCCGAGGAAATGGGCATTGACCCGTTCGAAGCCTTCCTGGCCGGCCTGGTGCAGTACGTGGGCCTGATCGTCACGCTGCGCATCATGGACCAGGCCGACAAGGATGGCACCCAGCTCGGTTCGGCCATGTTCTGCGCCAGCCTGCTGCGCGATGCGCGTACCTTAAGCTGCAGCATCGGGCGCGAATGGCATTTTCCCGACACGGTCGTTCAGGCAATTGCCGAGCAGGCCGGGGCGCGCAAGGGCGTGCAGGTGTCGCCCATGGGCCAGCTGCTGGCGCAGTCGGACTACCTGGCCAAGGTGCGCATCCTGGCCGAACATGGCCAGGCCGACAGCACTGACCCGGCCCTGTTCCGCGGCCTGTCGGCCAGTGCCCAGGCCTGCTACCACAAGCTGCACGCCATTCCCGACGAGCTGCCGGACGTGGCCGCGGCGCCGCTGGCCCAGCAGTGA
- a CDS encoding chemotaxis protein CheW, protein MYSSDAIAAHSGKMDFLSFQLGGLDYGVEFRKVKELRTLKSLERFASDGTLVKGVAVSRGVIMPLVDMRMAFSGRSAPPRGSTDVIVLQLANCVVGMVVDGVTDVVGMYPDQISQIPGAEGEGECDYLLGLGEAGGRRLILVDIDRLMSIRRDSPCAEQKVA, encoded by the coding sequence ATGTACAGCAGCGATGCAATAGCCGCGCACAGTGGCAAGATGGATTTCCTCAGCTTCCAGCTTGGCGGCCTCGATTATGGCGTGGAGTTCCGCAAGGTCAAGGAGCTGCGCACGCTCAAGTCGCTCGAACGCTTCGCCTCGGACGGCACCCTGGTCAAGGGGGTGGCCGTCTCGCGCGGCGTGATCATGCCGCTGGTGGACATGCGCATGGCCTTTAGCGGCCGCAGTGCGCCGCCACGGGGATCGACCGATGTCATCGTCCTGCAGCTGGCAAACTGCGTGGTGGGCATGGTGGTGGACGGGGTGACGGACGTGGTCGGGATGTATCCGGACCAGATCTCGCAGATCCCCGGCGCCGAGGGCGAAGGGGAGTGCGACTACCTGCTCGGACTGGGCGAGGCGGGCGGCAGACGCCTGATCCTGGTGGACATCGACCGGCTCATGTCGATCCGGCGCGACAGCCCGTGCGCCGAGCAGAAGGTGGCCTGA
- a CDS encoding ATP-binding cassette domain-containing protein produces MIRFINVSLMRGTKPLLESVDLTLNPGDKIGLIGANGAGKSSLFGMLRNELHADQGEIDFPAKWRMAYVAQETPALDRAALDYAIDGDVTLRKLEAELARLEAEPESSDNGIAIGEIYSALADADAYTVQSRGEQLLLGLGFTLDQMKQPVASFSGGWRMRLNLAQALMCPSELLLLDEPTNHLDLDAIIWLEDWLKRYPGTLIIISHDRDFLDEIVNVIVHIDERKLKRYSGNYSGFERQRAAQMILAAGALEKQMRQRAHLESFVNRFKAQASKARQAQSRMKALAKMEELAPLRAAAEFSFEFREPLAAPNPLLVMEDVNAGYHIKDEHGDTVGEKTIVRGIKFSLQIGQRIGLLGVNGAGKSTLIKTIAGELAPLTGDATMGKGLSIGYFAQHQVEMLRHDESPLWHLAKIAPTVREQELRNFLGGFNFPGTMVTSSIRPFSGGEKARLALALIVWQRPNLLLLDEPTNHLDLETREALTMALAQFEGTLVVVSHDRHLLRATTDQFIIVADGKLQPFDGDLDDYKDWLFQTKLGKGTTVLPAAGKDNKTSYPATSAVAPPSAPAPDKKDAKEQKRLDAEQRQKTAALKKPIENKIKRLEEQIAKRNEQKAEVDAKLGESSIYEAANKAKLKQLLADQSFYAKDLAQLEGEWMALQEQLDSLAA; encoded by the coding sequence ATGATCCGTTTTATTAACGTAAGCCTCATGCGCGGCACCAAGCCGCTGCTCGAGAGCGTCGACCTCACCCTCAACCCCGGCGACAAGATCGGCCTGATTGGCGCCAATGGCGCCGGCAAATCCAGCCTGTTCGGCATGCTGCGCAACGAGCTGCACGCAGACCAGGGCGAGATCGACTTTCCGGCCAAGTGGCGCATGGCTTACGTGGCCCAGGAAACGCCGGCCCTGGACCGCGCGGCGCTCGACTACGCCATCGACGGCGACGTCACGCTGCGCAAGCTCGAAGCCGAACTGGCGCGCCTGGAAGCCGAACCCGAGTCCTCCGACAACGGCATCGCCATCGGCGAAATCTACAGCGCCCTGGCCGACGCCGACGCCTACACCGTGCAGTCGCGCGGCGAACAGCTGCTGCTGGGCCTGGGCTTTACGCTCGACCAGATGAAGCAGCCCGTGGCCAGCTTTTCGGGTGGCTGGCGCATGCGCCTGAACCTGGCGCAGGCGCTGATGTGCCCTTCCGAACTGCTGCTGCTCGACGAGCCGACCAACCACCTGGACCTGGACGCCATCATCTGGCTCGAGGACTGGCTCAAGCGCTACCCGGGCACCCTGATCATCATCTCCCACGACCGCGACTTCCTCGATGAAATCGTCAACGTGATCGTCCACATCGACGAGCGCAAGCTCAAGCGCTACTCGGGCAACTACTCCGGCTTCGAGCGCCAGCGCGCAGCCCAGATGATCCTGGCCGCCGGCGCGCTGGAAAAGCAGATGCGCCAGCGCGCGCACCTGGAGTCGTTCGTGAACCGCTTCAAGGCCCAGGCATCCAAGGCACGCCAGGCCCAGAGCCGCATGAAGGCGCTGGCCAAGATGGAGGAACTGGCGCCGCTGCGCGCAGCGGCCGAGTTCTCGTTCGAGTTCCGCGAGCCCCTGGCCGCACCCAATCCGCTGCTGGTGATGGAAGACGTCAACGCCGGCTACCACATCAAGGACGAGCATGGCGACACGGTGGGCGAGAAAACCATCGTCCGCGGCATCAAGTTTTCGCTGCAGATCGGCCAGCGCATCGGCCTTCTGGGCGTGAACGGCGCCGGCAAATCGACCCTGATCAAGACCATTGCCGGCGAACTGGCACCGCTGACGGGCGACGCCACCATGGGCAAGGGCCTGTCGATCGGCTACTTCGCCCAGCACCAGGTGGAGATGCTGCGCCACGACGAGTCGCCCCTGTGGCACCTGGCCAAGATCGCGCCAACGGTGCGCGAGCAGGAACTGCGCAACTTCCTGGGCGGCTTCAACTTCCCCGGCACCATGGTCACCAGTTCCATCCGGCCCTTTTCGGGCGGCGAAAAGGCCCGCCTGGCGCTGGCCCTGATCGTATGGCAGCGGCCAAACCTGTTGCTGCTGGACGAACCGACCAACCACCTGGACCTGGAAACGCGCGAAGCATTGACCATGGCCCTGGCGCAGTTCGAGGGCACGCTGGTGGTGGTCTCGCACGACCGCCACCTGCTGCGCGCCACCACCGACCAGTTCATCATCGTTGCCGACGGCAAGCTGCAGCCGTTCGACGGTGACCTGGACGACTACAAGGACTGGCTGTTCCAGACCAAGCTTGGCAAGGGCACCACGGTACTGCCGGCAGCGGGCAAGGACAACAAGACATCCTACCCGGCCACGTCGGCCGTGGCGCCACCGTCAGCGCCGGCGCCGGACAAGAAGGATGCCAAGGAACAGAAGCGGCTCGACGCCGAGCAGCGCCAGAAGACGGCCGCGCTCAAGAAGCCGATCGAGAACAAGATCAAGCGCCTGGAAGAGCAGATCGCCAAGCGCAACGAGCAAAAGGCCGAGGTCGATGCAAAGCTGGGCGAGTCGAGCATCTACGAGGCGGCCAACAAGGCCAAGCTCAAGCAGCTGCTGGCGGACCAGTCGTTTTACGCCAAGGACCTGGCGCAGCTCGAAGGCGAATGGATGGCACTGCAGGAACAGCTCGACAGCCTGGCTGCCTGA
- the prmB gene encoding 50S ribosomal protein L3 N(5)-glutamine methyltransferase → MTTTLFTTPRDLLRYAITRFNTAKLFFGHGSAEALDEAAYLILHTLKLPLDKLDPFLDARLLPEEVQQVLQVIERRASERVPAAYITNEAWLGTYAFYVDERVLVPRSFIHELIAQQFSPWVEDPFAVDNILELCTGSGCLAIMMADAFPSSVVDAIDISADAIAVAERNIADYKLEGRVNPILSDLYQNVPAKKYDMIITNPPYVNSASMSRLPPEYLREPQIALAGGEDGMDLVRKIVAGAAERLTPQGILMVEIGNEAEYAEAAFGHLGLTWLTTSAGDDMVFLLTAEQLRAQ, encoded by the coding sequence ATGACCACGACCCTGTTTACCACGCCGCGCGACCTGCTGCGCTATGCCATCACCCGCTTCAACACGGCCAAGCTGTTTTTCGGCCACGGCAGCGCCGAAGCGCTCGATGAAGCTGCCTACCTGATCCTGCACACGCTCAAGCTCCCGCTTGACAAGCTCGATCCTTTCCTCGATGCCCGCCTGCTGCCGGAAGAAGTGCAGCAGGTACTGCAGGTGATCGAGCGCCGCGCCAGCGAGCGCGTGCCGGCCGCCTACATCACCAATGAAGCCTGGCTGGGCACCTATGCCTTTTACGTCGACGAGCGCGTGCTGGTGCCGCGCTCCTTTATTCACGAACTCATTGCCCAGCAGTTTTCGCCCTGGGTGGAAGACCCGTTCGCCGTCGACAACATCCTGGAACTGTGCACCGGCTCCGGGTGCCTGGCCATCATGATGGCCGACGCCTTCCCCAGCAGCGTGGTCGATGCCATCGACATCTCTGCCGACGCCATCGCCGTGGCCGAGCGCAATATCGCCGACTACAAGCTCGAAGGCCGCGTCAACCCGATTCTCTCGGACCTGTACCAGAACGTGCCGGCCAAGAAATACGACATGATCATCACCAACCCGCCGTACGTCAATTCCGCCTCCATGAGCCGCCTGCCGCCCGAATACCTGCGCGAGCCGCAGATTGCCCTGGCCGGCGGTGAAGATGGCATGGACCTGGTGCGCAAGATCGTGGCCGGCGCCGCCGAGCGCCTCACGCCACAGGGCATCCTGATGGTCGAAATCGGCAACGAGGCCGAATACGCCGAAGCGGCCTTTGGCCACCTTGGCCTGACCTGGCTGACCACCAGCGCGGGCGACGACATGGTATTTCTGCTGACCGCCGAGCAGCTCCGGGCGCAGTAA
- the dapE gene encoding succinyl-diaminopimelate desuccinylase: protein MSPTLALTEELIALSSITPDDKGCQRRLIELLLPLGFVCETIESNGVTNLWARRGTTAPVFVFAGHTDVVPTGPVEQWESKPFTPTHRDGKLYGRGAADMKTSIAAMVVACQEFIAAHPDHQGSIAFLITSDEEGPATDGTVVVCERLQERGETMDYCLVGEPTSAHILGDMIKNGRRGSLSGHLVIKGVQGHIAYPQLARNPIHQCAPALAELAAEQWDSGNEYYLPTSWQMSNIHAGTGANNVIPGEVTIDFNFRFSTASTAEGLEARVHAILDRHQLSYELQWTLSGLPFLTPRGTLSDALSSAILGETGVQTELSTTGGTSDGRFIARMCPQVIEFGPPNASIHKIDEHIEVRFIDPLKNIYRRTLENLLAKPA, encoded by the coding sequence ATGTCCCCTACCCTGGCCCTGACGGAAGAATTGATTGCACTCTCGTCCATCACCCCGGACGACAAGGGCTGCCAGCGGCGCCTGATCGAACTGCTCCTGCCGCTCGGTTTCGTCTGCGAGACGATCGAATCGAACGGCGTCACCAATTTGTGGGCGCGGCGCGGCACCACGGCGCCCGTGTTTGTATTTGCCGGCCACACCGACGTCGTGCCGACCGGTCCCGTCGAGCAATGGGAATCGAAGCCCTTCACCCCCACTCACCGCGACGGCAAGCTGTATGGCCGCGGCGCCGCCGACATGAAGACCTCGATCGCGGCCATGGTGGTGGCATGCCAGGAATTCATCGCCGCCCACCCGGACCACCAGGGCTCGATCGCATTCCTGATTACCAGCGACGAGGAAGGCCCGGCCACCGACGGCACCGTGGTGGTCTGCGAGCGCCTGCAGGAGCGTGGCGAGACCATGGATTACTGCTTGGTGGGCGAGCCGACCTCGGCCCACATCCTGGGCGACATGATCAAGAACGGCCGCCGCGGTTCGCTCTCGGGCCACCTCGTCATCAAGGGTGTGCAGGGCCACATCGCCTACCCCCAGCTGGCGCGCAATCCCATTCACCAGTGCGCCCCTGCGCTGGCCGAACTGGCGGCCGAACAGTGGGACAGCGGCAACGAGTACTACCTGCCAACGTCCTGGCAGATGTCCAACATCCACGCCGGCACCGGTGCCAACAATGTCATCCCGGGCGAAGTGACGATTGACTTCAACTTCCGCTTTTCCACCGCCAGCACGGCCGAAGGGCTGGAAGCGCGCGTGCATGCCATCCTGGACAGGCACCAGCTGAGCTATGAACTGCAATGGACCCTGTCCGGCCTGCCCTTCCTGACCCCGCGCGGCACCCTGTCGGACGCGCTGTCGTCGGCCATCCTGGGCGAGACCGGGGTCCAGACCGAATTGTCGACCACGGGCGGCACCTCGGACGGGCGCTTCATCGCCCGCATGTGCCCGCAGGTGATAGAATTCGGCCCTCCCAACGCCAGCATCCACAAGATCGACGAGCACATCGAGGTGCGTTTCATCGATCCGCTCAAGAACATCTACCGCCGCACGCTGGAAAACCTGCTGGCCAAACCAGCCTGA
- a CDS encoding ArsC family reductase codes for MKTTLYGIPNCDTVKKARTWLAAHGIDAGFHDFKKHGLDHAVVAAWLQQLGWEVLVNRKGTTWRKLPDERKAAVTDGDAALALMLENPSVIKRPVLDRDGSFSVGFSDAQYAELFK; via the coding sequence ATGAAAACGACTCTATACGGCATCCCCAACTGCGACACGGTCAAGAAGGCGCGCACTTGGCTGGCCGCGCACGGCATTGACGCAGGCTTTCACGACTTCAAGAAGCATGGCCTCGATCACGCCGTCGTAGCGGCCTGGCTCCAGCAGCTGGGCTGGGAAGTCCTGGTCAATCGCAAGGGCACCACGTGGCGCAAGCTGCCTGACGAACGCAAGGCGGCCGTCACCGATGGCGATGCCGCGCTCGCCCTCATGCTGGAAAATCCCTCGGTCATCAAGCGCCCGGTCCTGGACCGCGACGGCAGCTTCAGTGTCGGCTTTTCCGACGCCCAGTACGCGGAGCTGTTCAAGTGA
- a CDS encoding DedA family protein, giving the protein MIDWLIEFVATHGALAIAALMALESIFPPIPSEMIMPLAGYNAAKGDLSLAAVLLAGTFGSVAGALPWYYAGKQFGHARLKKFASAHGRWFTLSGDELDHAVEKFNEHGRKAVLFGRMVPAIRTFISIPAGLVEMRLLPFLALSTIGSFAWNCLLTAAGYLLEDKYAQVGHYMDPIAKSVLLIIVATYLYRVVTFRPQP; this is encoded by the coding sequence ATGATTGACTGGCTGATCGAATTTGTCGCAACCCACGGCGCGCTGGCCATTGCCGCGCTGATGGCGCTGGAGAGCATCTTCCCACCCATTCCTTCCGAAATGATCATGCCGCTGGCCGGCTACAACGCTGCCAAGGGGGACCTGTCGCTCGCCGCCGTCCTGCTTGCCGGCACCTTCGGCTCGGTTGCCGGTGCGTTGCCGTGGTATTACGCAGGCAAGCAGTTCGGCCACGCCAGGCTCAAGAAATTCGCCAGCGCGCATGGGCGCTGGTTCACCCTGTCCGGTGACGAACTCGATCACGCCGTTGAAAAATTCAATGAACACGGCCGCAAAGCCGTGTTGTTCGGACGCATGGTACCCGCCATCCGCACCTTCATTTCCATTCCCGCCGGGCTGGTCGAGATGCGCCTGCTGCCCTTCCTGGCCCTGTCGACGATCGGCTCGTTTGCCTGGAACTGCCTGCTGACCGCCGCCGGCTATCTTCTGGAAGACAAGTATGCCCAGGTAGGCCATTACATGGACCCGATTGCCAAGTCGGTCCTCCTGATCATCGTTGCCACCTACCTCTACCGGGTCGTCACCTTCCGTCCCCAGCCCTGA